One segment of Asaia bogorensis NBRC 16594 DNA contains the following:
- a CDS encoding uracil-DNA glycosylase family protein has protein sequence MPTPKPQESLADLVTRVRACRICEASLPLDPKPLIHVSPTSRVLIASQAPGTIAHESGKSFYDPSGRRLREWMALSEEDFYDTAKVAILPMGLCYPGRLPNGGDKPPRPECAPAWRDQLLGHLKELRLILLVGSYSQHYTLGRRSVTDRVRHFRDYLPRYFPLPHPSWRTGVWEKRAPWFREEVIPALRHEIRNALA, from the coding sequence TTGCCAACCCCAAAACCTCAGGAGAGCCTCGCAGATCTGGTAACGCGCGTCAGAGCGTGCCGTATCTGTGAAGCCTCGTTGCCCCTCGACCCCAAACCGCTCATCCATGTCTCGCCAACGTCGCGTGTCCTCATCGCGAGCCAGGCGCCCGGCACCATTGCCCATGAGAGCGGCAAATCGTTCTACGATCCCTCGGGGCGACGTCTGCGAGAATGGATGGCTCTCTCCGAGGAGGATTTTTACGACACGGCCAAAGTCGCCATTCTGCCCATGGGGCTGTGCTATCCCGGTCGCCTGCCGAATGGCGGTGACAAGCCACCCCGTCCTGAATGCGCACCTGCATGGCGCGACCAGCTTCTTGGGCATCTCAAGGAGCTGCGGCTGATCCTGCTGGTTGGCTCCTACAGCCAGCATTACACGCTGGGGCGTAGATCCGTAACGGATCGTGTTCGTCACTTTCGGGATTATCTGCCCCGTTACTTTCCGCTGCCACATCCATCATGGCGAACGGGTGTGTGGGAAAAGCGAGCGCCCTGGTTCCGCGAGGAGGTCATCCCTGCCCTGCGCCATGAGATACGCAACGCCTTGGCCTGA
- a CDS encoding lysylphosphatidylglycerol synthase domain-containing protein: protein MTVQEQTTPCCEEGEAKPASPWRRVACRLPALLGLVLLVAAIYVIQKELKSLSLAQIRGALQAIPAQALLAGVGCTFLSYFILSFYDRLACYHIGSKQSFLRTAFAAFCSYVLSHNLGCSAISGAAVRFRLYRNWGVSPGGIAQIIAFCSTTYLLGAMALIGGVFLFEPGHIPLVAHLPHLVLQLGGAAAWLCVLAYLGVSLRYRQMRIWRYTLDVPGFRVAVAQVIVSAADMAMTAMIAYVLLPPEAAIGFPAFLAIYIASYTAGLVASVPGGLGVFDGAMLLALGPYLPTPQILGVILTFRLFYYIIPLFLAGGMFAVHELFLRGDAAWARRRGGAAAGAFARRPSQVVRESEADFSVTVATGVVAGTGILLVFYAVAVPAPLLGTPFTHLMLQLAEFLLCLTGVMLVGVAAGLAQRVTAAWRAALTLLGVAIPLVILRQGPLAIPLCLMMVMFLIAPFRSCYYRKARLFAEPLSPTLMAPVTLWIISLGSVGLFALRHHLGHAWWRSLIYDAHTSVVRWALGISALLGIVAVIQMLRRSHVLVRPWDKESETLYRNLAHALEELGPRRPSGLILNDNGRAGIPFLRTGQFIIGVGDPAGAETECIAAIWRLRDLALEEGRHPVFIKVGQALLGVYHDIGMTVCPNGPGETGALCCLAQDLQAVKAVLGSEHRRLKRLLHTRRFLSVKARADRAAG from the coding sequence ATGACCGTTCAGGAACAGACAACACCCTGCTGTGAGGAAGGCGAGGCCAAACCTGCGAGCCCTTGGCGACGCGTGGCCTGTCGTCTTCCAGCGCTGCTGGGGCTCGTTCTTCTGGTGGCGGCAATCTACGTTATCCAGAAAGAGCTCAAATCGCTCTCTCTTGCCCAGATTAGGGGCGCTCTTCAGGCCATACCGGCACAGGCATTGCTGGCTGGCGTGGGCTGCACCTTCCTGTCCTACTTCATCCTGTCATTCTACGACCGGCTGGCCTGTTATCATATCGGGTCAAAGCAGTCGTTCCTGCGCACAGCCTTTGCAGCATTCTGTTCATATGTGCTCTCGCATAACCTGGGCTGCTCGGCCATTTCCGGCGCTGCCGTGCGCTTTCGGCTTTATCGAAATTGGGGGGTGTCGCCCGGCGGTATCGCCCAGATCATTGCCTTTTGTTCCACCACCTATCTGCTTGGTGCGATGGCGCTCATAGGCGGCGTGTTCCTGTTCGAGCCCGGCCATATCCCGCTTGTGGCTCATCTGCCCCATCTGGTCCTGCAACTGGGTGGTGCAGCGGCCTGGCTCTGCGTGCTCGCTTATCTCGGCGTGTCGCTGCGATATCGCCAGATGCGCATCTGGCGTTACACGCTTGACGTGCCGGGTTTTCGCGTGGCTGTGGCACAGGTCATTGTCAGCGCCGCCGACATGGCGATGACAGCGATGATTGCCTATGTCTTGTTGCCTCCCGAAGCGGCAATCGGCTTTCCGGCATTTCTCGCCATCTACATTGCCTCCTACACTGCCGGTCTGGTCGCGAGTGTGCCGGGTGGACTGGGCGTGTTCGACGGCGCAATGCTTCTGGCGCTTGGGCCCTATCTGCCCACCCCGCAGATCCTTGGCGTTATTCTGACCTTCCGCCTGTTTTATTACATCATTCCACTCTTTCTGGCCGGTGGCATGTTTGCCGTTCATGAGCTCTTTCTGCGTGGTGATGCGGCTTGGGCACGGCGCCGCGGCGGGGCGGCAGCGGGTGCTTTTGCACGGCGTCCAAGCCAGGTGGTGCGTGAGTCCGAGGCCGATTTTTCGGTGACGGTCGCGACAGGTGTGGTGGCCGGGACCGGCATATTGCTTGTGTTTTACGCAGTGGCCGTTCCTGCGCCCCTCCTTGGCACGCCATTCACCCATCTCATGTTGCAGCTGGCAGAATTCCTTTTGTGCCTGACCGGGGTGATGCTTGTGGGGGTCGCCGCAGGGCTGGCGCAGCGCGTGACTGCGGCATGGCGGGCGGCGCTTACGCTATTGGGCGTTGCCATTCCATTGGTCATCCTGCGGCAGGGGCCTCTAGCGATTCCGCTTTGCCTGATGATGGTGATGTTCCTCATCGCGCCGTTTCGGTCGTGCTATTATCGCAAAGCGCGGCTCTTTGCCGAACCCCTCAGCCCGACACTTATGGCGCCGGTCACGCTCTGGATCATCAGCCTCGGCAGCGTGGGGCTGTTTGCCCTGCGCCATCATCTCGGCCATGCTTGGTGGCGGTCGCTCATCTATGATGCGCATACCTCGGTCGTTCGCTGGGCGCTTGGCATTTCGGCTCTGCTCGGCATTGTCGCCGTCATCCAGATGCTGCGTCGAAGCCACGTTCTGGTGCGTCCCTGGGACAAGGAGAGCGAGACGCTCTACCGCAACCTGGCTCACGCCCTCGAGGAGCTTGGCCCCCGTCGCCCGAGTGGTCTGATCCTCAATGACAATGGCCGTGCCGGTATCCCGTTTCTGCGCACGGGTCAGTTCATCATCGGCGTTGGAGACCCTGCCGGCGCGGAGACCGAGTGTATTGCTGCGATCTGGCGGCTGCGCGATCTCGCCCTTGAGGAGGGGCGTCATCCCGTGTTCATCAAGGTGGGACAAGCGCTTCTTGGGGTCTATCATGACATCGGCATGACGGTCTGCCCCAACGGTCCGGGTGAAACCGGGGCGCTGTGCTGCCTCGCGCAGGATCTGCAGGCGGTCAAGGCGGTGCTGGGCAGTGAGCACAGGCGGCTCAAACGCCTTCTGCACACGAGACGTTTCCTGTCGGTCAAGGCCCGTGCCGATCGGGCCGCCGGGTGA
- a CDS encoding MarC family protein: MHLPHVLTQQVRISDVTAIWLMAYSALFSIVNPLGASLIFAQTTLGRPRAQVVRLARTVGFYSFIILMVSVWLGGWILSFFRITIDALRVSGGLVVASRAWALLLAPEESEARKERQVFDHDTANADNDLGDRAFFPLAMPFTVGPGSIAVAIALSSGRTLGASAASYIIGLSLAVLAVSLTVVIFYTYAERIVSSLGRTGARIVSRLAALILLCIGIQILFAGLEGFVVSTLKHMRQLNLLD, translated from the coding sequence ATGCACCTGCCCCATGTGTTGACGCAACAGGTCAGGATCAGCGACGTAACGGCCATCTGGCTGATGGCTTATTCGGCCCTGTTCTCGATCGTCAACCCTCTGGGCGCCTCGCTTATCTTTGCGCAAACGACCCTTGGTCGCCCACGAGCACAGGTGGTCCGTCTGGCCCGGACCGTCGGGTTCTATTCCTTCATCATTCTGATGGTGTCGGTGTGGCTGGGTGGGTGGATCCTCAGTTTCTTTCGGATCACCATTGATGCATTGCGCGTGTCTGGTGGTCTTGTCGTCGCTTCGCGCGCATGGGCGCTTCTGTTGGCGCCAGAGGAGAGCGAGGCGCGCAAGGAGCGGCAGGTTTTCGACCATGATACTGCCAACGCAGATAACGACCTGGGAGACAGAGCGTTTTTCCCTCTGGCCATGCCGTTTACCGTGGGGCCTGGCAGTATTGCCGTGGCCATTGCCCTGAGTTCGGGTCGTACGCTTGGGGCCTCGGCTGCCAGCTACATCATCGGCTTGTCCCTAGCGGTACTTGCCGTCTCCCTGACCGTGGTCATTTTCTACACCTATGCCGAGCGCATCGTCAGCTCGCTTGGACGGACCGGGGCGCGCATCGTTAGCCGTCTTGCTGCCCTCATTCTGCTTTGTATCGGTATCCAGATCCTGTTCGCGGGGCTGGAGGGGTTCGTTGTCTCGACACTCAAGCATATGCGCCAACTCAATTTGCTGGATTAA